A region of Acidobacteriota bacterium DNA encodes the following proteins:
- a CDS encoding Ig-like domain-containing protein: MCATPPANPTFFGQVIAVKDDGTFTETWSVVSPVIAVSGTWTPTNVHVDLSCVDPNISGITGTIDVTWTGTQYDGTYNFSPSGVAELAGLIWTSSDPSVAIVNQRGRVTGVSPGTTIITATYGRTCWPGEPQPAGGCRGTVAGSTTVTVSPAACPPPTITDQSVSPDLLWPPNHKMRGVQVTQSASNWCSQPVSCKIESITSSEPANGMGDGDTAPDWEITGDLTARLRAERSGDGDGRTYTIVTACTNSAGTARRASIVTVPHNR, from the coding sequence GTGTGCGCCACCCCGCCAGCGAACCCGACATTCTTCGGACAGGTCATCGCGGTCAAGGACGACGGCACGTTCACGGAAACGTGGTCGGTCGTCTCCCCGGTCATCGCCGTGAGCGGCACCTGGACGCCCACGAACGTGCACGTGGACCTCTCATGCGTTGACCCCAACATCAGCGGCATCACCGGCACGATCGACGTGACGTGGACCGGCACGCAGTACGACGGCACCTACAACTTCAGCCCCAGCGGCGTCGCGGAACTCGCGGGGCTGATCTGGACCTCGAGCGATCCCTCCGTGGCGATCGTCAACCAGCGCGGCCGCGTCACGGGAGTCTCGCCAGGGACCACGATCATCACGGCCACCTACGGCCGCACCTGCTGGCCGGGCGAGCCGCAGCCTGCTGGCGGCTGCCGTGGAACCGTGGCCGGATCGACTACCGTGACGGTGTCACCCGCGGCGTGCCCGCCGCCGACCATCACCGACCAGTCCGTGTCGCCCGACCTGCTGTGGCCGCCCAATCACAAGATGCGGGGCGTGCAGGTCACCCAGTCCGCGTCGAACTGGTGCTCGCAGCCGGTCAGTTGCAAGATCGAGTCGATCACGAGCAGCGAACCGGCGAACGGGATGGGCGACGGCGACACGGCTCCCGACTGGGAGATCACCGGCGACCTGACGGCGCGGCTGCGGGCCGAGCGGTCGGGTGACGGCGACGGCCGCACCTACACCATCGTCACCGCGTGCACGAACAGCGCCGGCACGGCCCGCCGCGCCAGCATCGTGACGGTGCCGCACAACCGCTAG
- a CDS encoding neutral zinc metallopeptidase → MKWQTGRRSTNIEDRRGLSGGTVGAGGIGMVLIVLAVSCLTGTNPLTLLQVVEQANPGQQAQSVPTGAPTGDPAAERVAFVLADTEETWGRVFQAAGQRYQEPVLVLFEDSVRSACGSASSASGPFYCPADQKVYLDLSFFRDLDKRFGAPGDFAEAYVVAHEVGHHIQNLLGINRQVAQAQQQASQANANALSVQLELQADCFAGVWGHHARRKELLDPGDVEEGLAAAAAIGDDRLSGGRASPESFTHGTSEQRARWLRQGLSSGDMNACDTFRGNSS, encoded by the coding sequence ATGAAGTGGCAAACAGGTCGTCGCAGTACCAATATTGAGGATCGCCGTGGCCTTAGCGGCGGCACCGTCGGCGCTGGTGGCATAGGCATGGTCCTGATCGTGCTGGCGGTGTCGTGCCTGACCGGCACCAATCCGCTGACGTTGCTGCAGGTCGTCGAGCAGGCGAATCCCGGCCAGCAGGCGCAGTCGGTCCCAACCGGGGCGCCCACCGGCGACCCGGCCGCCGAGCGCGTGGCGTTCGTCCTGGCCGACACCGAAGAGACCTGGGGACGCGTGTTCCAGGCGGCCGGACAGCGCTATCAGGAGCCGGTCTTGGTCTTGTTTGAAGATTCGGTGCGGTCGGCGTGCGGATCGGCGTCCTCGGCGAGCGGGCCGTTTTATTGTCCGGCCGACCAGAAGGTATATCTCGACCTGTCGTTCTTCCGCGACCTGGATAAGCGCTTCGGCGCGCCCGGCGACTTCGCGGAAGCGTACGTGGTCGCGCACGAGGTCGGGCATCACATCCAGAACCTGCTCGGCATCAACCGGCAGGTCGCGCAGGCACAACAGCAGGCCAGCCAGGCCAACGCTAACGCGCTATCGGTGCAGCTGGAACTGCAGGCCGATTGCTTCGCCGGCGTCTGGGGGCATCACGCGAGGCGCAAGGAACTGCTGGATCCGGGTGATGTGGAAGAAGGCCTGGCGGCGGCCGCCGCCATTGGCGACGATCGCCTGAGCGGCGGACGGGCCTCGCCCGAGAGCTTCACCCACGGCACCTCCGAGCAGCGCGCCCGCTGGTTGCGCCAGGGGCTGTCGAGCGGCGACATGAACGCCTGCGACACGTTTCGCGGCAACTCATCGTAG